The genomic region TGTCGATTTTGCGGGCGACCATATAGAACCGGGAGTGAGCATAACATTGAATTCCAAAGAGGCTGATAATCCAAGCCTCGGAGGACTGAGCGTTTTGACGTGCGTCGGAAATGAAGCTCGGGTGGTAACGGGGGAAGCCGCCGGTGAAAAAGGGGTCGTCACGGGAAAACATGGGGGAGTAGAACATGTCATAATAGATTTCTCCCTGGAAACGCTGGAAAAACTGGTGATCGGAGACAAGATCCAGATCAGGTCTTACGGCCAGGGATTGAGACTTATTGATTTTCCAGGGCTTCATATGATGAATATCGACCCGGGCCTTCTGGGAAAAATCAGGCTCATTCCAGAAGATAAGCGGATAACAATCCCCGTCACTCATATAATACCGGCTTCCCTGATGGGATCAGGCCTGGGATCGAGGCACAGTATGAGTGGTGATTACGATATCCAGATCCCCGATCCCGAGACAATGCGCAGATACGGGCTCGAGGATCTCAGACTGGGGGA from Candidatus Krumholzibacteriota bacterium harbors:
- a CDS encoding DUF4438 domain-containing protein translates to MIKTNRDLLVMKSVIGFVSYPRLLLKNPYLVDSSGEAHILPGTGGITYNVCVGDSAVDFAGDHIEPGVSITLNSKEADNPSLGGLSVLTCVGNEARVVTGEAAGEKGVVTGKHGGVEHVIIDFSLETLEKLVIGDKIQIRSYGQGLRLIDFPGLHMMNIDPGLLGKIRLIPEDKRITIPVTHIIPASLMGSGLGSRHSMSGDYDIQIPDPETMRRYGLEDLRLGDVIAVEDADCRYGRTIKNGAMSVGIVVHASCVTNGHGPGVTVIMSTVEKLIMPEIEKNANIACYLGIGRVRREKEDSGR